Proteins from a genomic interval of Microbacterium esteraromaticum:
- a CDS encoding glycosyltransferase: MTHVLQNVVFPLDRDPDLLPLYADPETWSVIDEEPVRVSSRAQLGNILDRRRVRIVSGRRVSFGTYFNAFPASYWQHWTSVREVTLTVRTSGPATILVYRSNGSGIRQRIDTREVTGDATTSIPLALTEYSDGGWVWFDIVADEKNATLEGAEWTTEQDPARHGKASLGITTYNKPDYCVDTLRALSDATDLLEVVDRVFLIDQGTQLVAEQDGFDEVAASLGATLQVIRQPNLGGSGGFARAMHETLQRPDSDFVQLLDDDVLIEPESLRRSVVFGRYATTPVLVGGHMFDLLDRPRLHGWAEVVDEHPFMWRNLYQERMPHDFGVANLRQSPLLHMRMDADYNGWWMCLIPLDAIRKVGLSLPAFIKWDDAEFCLRAGEAGFATVSLPGVALWHVSWVNKDDTIDWQAYFHARNRIVAALLHSNAPHGGRLLTHSRRVDLKHLMMMQYYPVALRAQALRDVLAGPAHMRANLATAMPAARALAAGYPETVVHRDPSRVLHSRRGRQVYKHTKQHEYDSPTGMRLRWFTLRTLVTHWMRRPDPANVAQPEVEFGKNDALWWRVPAFDSALVSSADGSGKNVYTRDRAKYRRMLIDTIRLHRRLKRHWPRLQAEYRKALPDLVSEASWKQIFKEDA, encoded by the coding sequence GTGACTCACGTACTGCAGAACGTCGTCTTCCCCCTTGACAGGGACCCCGATCTGCTCCCCCTTTACGCCGATCCCGAGACTTGGTCCGTGATCGATGAGGAGCCGGTGCGTGTATCGAGCCGGGCGCAGCTGGGCAACATTCTCGATCGTCGCCGCGTGCGCATTGTGTCGGGGCGACGCGTATCGTTCGGCACCTACTTCAACGCCTTCCCCGCGTCGTACTGGCAGCACTGGACCAGCGTGCGCGAGGTCACCCTCACGGTGCGCACCTCGGGACCGGCGACCATCCTCGTGTACCGGTCGAACGGATCGGGCATCCGACAGCGCATCGACACACGCGAGGTAACCGGAGACGCGACGACCTCGATCCCCCTCGCGCTCACCGAGTACAGCGACGGCGGATGGGTCTGGTTCGACATCGTCGCCGACGAGAAGAACGCAACGCTCGAGGGCGCGGAGTGGACCACCGAGCAGGATCCGGCGCGCCACGGCAAGGCCTCGCTCGGAATCACCACGTACAACAAACCCGACTACTGCGTCGACACGCTGCGCGCGTTGTCGGATGCCACGGATCTGCTCGAAGTCGTCGACCGTGTCTTCCTGATCGATCAGGGCACGCAGCTCGTCGCAGAGCAGGACGGCTTCGACGAGGTAGCCGCGAGCCTCGGGGCGACGTTGCAGGTCATCCGTCAGCCGAACCTCGGCGGCTCCGGCGGCTTCGCGCGCGCCATGCACGAGACCCTGCAGCGTCCGGACAGCGACTTCGTGCAGCTGCTCGACGACGATGTGCTGATCGAGCCGGAGTCGTTGCGCCGCTCGGTGGTCTTCGGTCGCTACGCGACGACGCCCGTGCTCGTCGGCGGCCACATGTTCGATCTGCTCGATCGCCCAAGACTGCACGGTTGGGCCGAGGTGGTCGACGAGCACCCGTTCATGTGGCGCAACCTGTACCAGGAGCGAATGCCGCACGACTTCGGTGTCGCGAATCTGCGTCAGTCGCCCCTGCTGCACATGCGCATGGACGCCGACTACAACGGCTGGTGGATGTGCCTGATCCCACTCGACGCGATCCGCAAAGTGGGCCTATCGCTGCCGGCGTTCATCAAGTGGGACGATGCCGAGTTCTGTCTGCGTGCAGGCGAAGCGGGGTTTGCCACGGTGTCGCTGCCCGGAGTAGCGCTGTGGCATGTCTCGTGGGTGAACAAGGACGACACCATCGACTGGCAGGCGTACTTCCACGCCCGCAACCGCATCGTCGCCGCACTACTGCACTCGAATGCCCCGCACGGCGGTCGGCTGTTGACGCACAGCCGCAGGGTAGATCTGAAGCACCTCATGATGATGCAGTACTACCCAGTGGCGCTGCGCGCGCAGGCCCTGCGTGACGTGCTGGCGGGGCCGGCCCATATGCGTGCCAATCTGGCCACCGCCATGCCCGCGGCGCGTGCACTTGCCGCCGGTTACCCCGAGACGGTGGTCCACCGCGATCCGAGCCGCGTGCTGCATTCTCGTCGGGGGCGCCAGGTGTACAAGCACACCAAGCAACACGAGTACGACAGCCCCACCGGCATGCGCCTGCGCTGGTTCACCCTGCGCACTCTGGTCACGCACTGGATGCGCCGGCCCGACCCCGCGAACGTCGCGCAGCCCGAGGTCGAGTTCGGCAAGAACGACGCCCTGTGGTGGCGGGTCCCAGCCTTTGACAGTGCGCTGGTCAGCTCCGCCGATGGGTCGGGCAAGAACGTGTACACGCGTGACCGCGCCAAGTACCGTCGCATGCTGATTGACACGATCAGGTTGCACCGAAGGTTGAAGCGGCATTGGCCCCGCCTGCAGGCCGAGTACCGCAAGGCGCTGCCCGACCTCGTCTCGGAGGCCTCGTGGAAGCAGATCTTCAAGGAGGACGCATGA
- a CDS encoding O-antigen ligase family protein → MTPRRQLLSLLASAEFARAYTLTALTAAFLSFVIARLMSPVTLATIISALSIIGLAMLLARRDELSLLRLAPTSLLGFIALGLVSVVWSENRWDTLTGWFTLFGYAIIAITIGHVRDTLQTVRAIGDTLRWLLTISLGIEILSGVLLDTPFAILGIEGNLAVGGPIQGLFGTRNMLGFIAVLALITFVIEWRTQSITRVVGVLSVSLGAFLALFSASPTVLVLAAAVGVATSALTIVRHTRPARRLTAQWVLGAMVAIALAVAFALRHQIIRFLDAGSDFSTRADLWNVILDFVAQQPVTGYGWFGSWERGEYPFTYINFLLSDHHRSALNAYFDILLQLGWIGLVLFLMMGGVAIVRSWLMASVRHSVVYAWTPLVLITLAVESMFESFTLTGAGWLLLVLCVLRAGQSRSWRENIDAAQTGTIPTLRPENGRSDFGG, encoded by the coding sequence ATGACGCCGCGGCGCCAGCTGCTCTCGCTACTCGCCTCGGCCGAGTTCGCCCGCGCCTACACCCTCACGGCCCTGACGGCCGCATTTCTGTCGTTCGTGATCGCGCGGTTGATGTCGCCGGTGACGTTGGCGACGATCATCAGTGCACTGTCGATCATCGGACTGGCGATGCTGCTCGCCCGCCGCGATGAGCTCTCGCTGCTGCGCCTTGCACCGACCTCGCTGCTGGGGTTCATCGCGCTCGGGTTGGTGAGCGTGGTCTGGAGCGAGAACCGTTGGGACACACTGACTGGCTGGTTCACGCTGTTCGGGTACGCGATCATCGCCATCACGATCGGGCACGTGCGCGACACCCTGCAGACGGTGCGCGCGATCGGTGATACCTTGCGCTGGCTGCTGACGATATCGCTCGGGATCGAGATCCTGTCGGGGGTGCTGCTCGACACCCCTTTCGCGATCCTCGGTATCGAGGGCAACCTCGCCGTGGGCGGGCCGATCCAGGGGCTCTTCGGCACCCGCAACATGCTTGGCTTCATCGCCGTCCTCGCCCTGATCACGTTCGTGATCGAATGGCGGACCCAGTCGATCACGCGGGTCGTGGGAGTGCTGTCGGTGTCGCTGGGAGCTTTTCTCGCGCTCTTCTCGGCATCGCCCACCGTGCTTGTGCTGGCCGCGGCCGTCGGCGTCGCCACGAGTGCGCTGACCATCGTGCGGCATACACGTCCGGCTCGTCGACTCACGGCGCAGTGGGTTCTCGGTGCGATGGTGGCCATTGCACTGGCGGTGGCGTTCGCGCTACGTCATCAGATCATCCGCTTCCTGGACGCCGGCAGTGACTTCTCGACCCGCGCCGATCTGTGGAACGTCATCCTCGACTTCGTCGCACAACAACCGGTCACGGGATACGGGTGGTTCGGCTCCTGGGAGCGTGGCGAGTATCCGTTCACGTACATCAACTTCCTGCTCTCGGACCACCACCGCTCGGCGTTGAACGCCTACTTCGACATCCTTCTGCAGCTCGGCTGGATCGGGCTGGTGCTGTTCCTGATGATGGGCGGGGTCGCCATCGTGCGCTCCTGGCTGATGGCGAGCGTGCGGCACTCGGTGGTGTACGCGTGGACACCGCTCGTGTTGATCACCCTGGCAGTGGAGTCGATGTTCGAGAGCTTCACCCTCACCGGAGCCGGCTGGCTGCTGCTGGTGCTGTGTGTGCTGCGTGCCGGCCAAAGCCGGTCGTGGCGCGAGAACATCGACGCTGCTCAGACCGGAACCATCCCCACGTTGCGCCCCGAGAACGGCCGGTCAGACTTCGGCGGGTAG
- a CDS encoding O-antigen ligase family protein translates to MAVYTKHPAATPPAAPARETTRHLMVRAFSVLLLFSVFAHTAIYNLVGPVGAVIVMIVLTLAALAIWIPAIVRGQPSVFRWRRLPWVALAYGALALVSTFWSRWPGATLLTWLLLAAVTVTALFVATVLTWNEIARALSTTMKLILGLSLLIELWVALVRHEPLLPNFVEIPESGIDPHLYWVRGNLFNDGRIQGIVGNAHSLAVMCLFALIVFAVLFAAHARRRTMLVLWSALAAVLLIKAASTTVYLSIIVVLVVLAAALIARAASGPGQRRLMYAAFTAVAVIGVTAALLLRDQLLSMFGKSGDLTGRLDIWQAVWERAVTRPIFGNGFSSPWVPWAPGFDGWIVDHGLTVFHAHDMWLDVFLQLGVVGVVLMALAWLALTWRAWFFAVDRPRWDLDAKRPYSPVSLLPLLFVTVLLFEGLVESAPIMLWGWLLLVLLSFKMKSAPLIGVGEHAPEMTTTPTRRTP, encoded by the coding sequence ATGGCCGTGTACACCAAGCATCCTGCCGCGACGCCTCCCGCCGCACCCGCCCGCGAGACGACGCGGCACCTGATGGTGCGCGCGTTCAGCGTACTTCTGCTGTTCTCGGTCTTCGCACACACCGCCATCTACAACCTCGTGGGCCCCGTCGGTGCAGTGATCGTCATGATCGTTCTGACGCTCGCGGCGCTGGCGATCTGGATCCCCGCGATCGTCCGGGGGCAGCCGAGCGTCTTCCGGTGGCGACGCCTGCCCTGGGTGGCGCTGGCGTACGGCGCGCTCGCGCTGGTGTCGACCTTCTGGTCGCGGTGGCCGGGTGCGACCCTCTTGACGTGGTTGTTGCTCGCCGCGGTGACGGTGACGGCGCTGTTCGTGGCGACAGTGCTCACCTGGAACGAGATCGCGCGCGCACTGAGCACGACGATGAAGCTCATCCTCGGGCTGTCGCTGCTGATCGAGCTGTGGGTGGCACTGGTGCGACACGAACCCCTGTTGCCAAACTTCGTCGAGATCCCCGAGAGCGGGATCGACCCCCACCTGTACTGGGTGCGCGGCAACCTCTTCAACGACGGGCGCATCCAAGGCATCGTCGGCAATGCCCATTCCCTCGCCGTGATGTGCCTGTTCGCGCTGATCGTCTTCGCCGTGTTGTTCGCCGCGCACGCACGACGTCGAACGATGCTCGTGCTCTGGAGCGCACTCGCTGCGGTTCTGCTCATCAAAGCGGCCTCAACGACGGTGTACCTGAGCATCATCGTCGTCCTCGTCGTGCTCGCCGCGGCGCTCATCGCTCGCGCGGCCTCCGGCCCAGGACAACGACGGCTGATGTACGCCGCGTTCACGGCCGTCGCCGTCATCGGCGTCACCGCCGCGCTCCTGCTACGCGACCAGCTGCTGTCGATGTTCGGCAAAAGCGGCGACCTGACCGGACGCCTGGACATCTGGCAGGCGGTCTGGGAGCGCGCGGTGACACGCCCGATCTTCGGCAATGGGTTCTCCTCTCCCTGGGTCCCCTGGGCGCCCGGCTTCGACGGGTGGATCGTGGATCATGGGCTGACCGTCTTCCACGCGCACGATATGTGGCTCGACGTGTTCCTTCAGCTCGGCGTCGTCGGCGTGGTGTTGATGGCGCTCGCCTGGCTCGCACTCACCTGGCGCGCGTGGTTCTTCGCGGTCGACCGCCCCCGTTGGGATCTCGATGCGAAGCGCCCGTATTCCCCCGTCTCTCTGCTGCCATTGCTGTTCGTCACCGTGCTGCTCTTCGAAGGGTTGGTCGAGTCCGCTCCGATCATGCTCTGGGGTTGGCTGCTGCTGGTGCTGCTGTCGTTCAAGATGAAGTCGGCACCGCTGATCGGCGTTGGTGAGCACGCCCCCGAAATGACGACGACGCCCACCCGGCGGACTCCATGA
- the manA gene encoding mannose-6-phosphate isomerase, class I, which yields MLLTITNAPRDYAWGSTSLIASLEGRAPSGTPEAEVWFGDHPGDPSDVAGGGTLDEVTGGTLPYLLKLLAAAAPLSIQVHPTRAQAREGFAREAGMDAGDPTRNYRDDNHKPELIVALSDRFEALAGLRPLADTRRLLAVLPDAPGVIALRARLASDDDAVALRDAIAWVLSGDAQAEVDDIIAAVSQARSEEFSEPLAAVRSIAGRNPGDAGVVVALLMNFVVLRPGEAIFLRAGLLHAYVSGLGVEIMAASDNVLRGGLTPKHIDVDELLAIVDTTPGPVPVQAGTGSVTDYTVPVEDFALRRVQVDGAAAFDVTGPTMVLATSGLVSVESALGGTAPIAVGSAAFITADEGKITLRGHGEAFIAQPGRV from the coding sequence ATGCTGCTGACCATCACCAACGCACCGCGTGACTACGCCTGGGGATCGACCTCGCTGATCGCGAGTCTGGAAGGGCGCGCACCCTCCGGGACGCCCGAGGCGGAGGTGTGGTTCGGCGATCACCCCGGTGACCCCTCCGACGTCGCGGGGGGTGGCACGCTCGACGAGGTGACCGGCGGGACTCTCCCGTACCTGCTCAAGCTGCTCGCCGCGGCTGCGCCGCTGTCGATCCAGGTGCATCCAACACGTGCGCAGGCGCGGGAGGGCTTCGCGCGCGAGGCGGGGATGGATGCCGGTGACCCGACCCGCAACTACCGCGACGACAATCACAAGCCTGAACTGATCGTGGCGCTCAGCGATCGCTTCGAGGCTCTCGCCGGGTTGCGCCCGCTGGCGGATACCCGTCGTCTGCTCGCGGTGCTGCCGGATGCGCCCGGTGTCATCGCGCTGCGCGCGCGGCTGGCATCCGATGACGACGCGGTCGCGTTGCGCGACGCGATCGCGTGGGTTCTGTCGGGAGACGCCCAGGCAGAGGTGGATGACATCATCGCGGCGGTCTCGCAGGCACGCTCGGAGGAGTTCTCAGAGCCGCTGGCCGCCGTGCGCTCCATCGCCGGGCGCAACCCGGGCGACGCCGGCGTGGTGGTGGCACTGCTGATGAACTTTGTGGTGCTGCGTCCCGGTGAGGCGATCTTCCTGCGTGCCGGTCTGCTGCACGCGTACGTCTCTGGCCTGGGGGTCGAGATCATGGCGGCGAGTGACAACGTGTTGCGTGGTGGCCTGACGCCCAAACACATCGACGTCGATGAGCTGCTTGCAATCGTCGACACCACGCCCGGCCCGGTCCCCGTGCAGGCCGGGACTGGTTCCGTGACCGACTACACCGTGCCGGTTGAGGACTTCGCGCTGCGCCGTGTGCAGGTTGACGGCGCCGCGGCGTTCGACGTGACGGGACCGACCATGGTGCTGGCCACGTCTGGCCTGGTGTCCGTCGAGTCGGCGCTTGGCGGCACCGCGCCGATCGCCGTCGGTTCCGCCGCCTTTATCACGGCGGATGAAGGGAAGATCACCCTGCGCGGTCATGGCGAGGCGTTCATCGCGCAGCCCGGTCGCGTCTGA
- a CDS encoding WhiB family transcriptional regulator has protein sequence MTGYRSDVPENWFVDPVDLGVPGVRRVEQEDDGALAWQADALCAQTDPEAFFPEKGGSTRDAKRICTSCDVRGECLEYALNNDERFGIWGGLSERERRKLKRRAS, from the coding sequence ATGACGGGTTACCGCTCAGACGTTCCCGAGAATTGGTTCGTCGATCCGGTTGATCTGGGAGTACCAGGAGTACGCCGGGTCGAGCAGGAGGACGATGGCGCACTCGCCTGGCAGGCGGATGCGCTGTGCGCACAGACGGATCCGGAGGCGTTCTTCCCCGAGAAGGGCGGCTCGACTCGGGATGCCAAGCGCATCTGCACGTCGTGCGACGTGCGCGGGGAGTGCCTGGAATACGCATTGAACAATGACGAGCGCTTCGGGATCTGGGGTGGCCTCAGTGAACGCGAGCGCCGCAAGCTCAAGCGTCGCGCAAGTTGA
- a CDS encoding glycosyltransferase family 2 protein: MPARVHAIAVVRTGESASAQLLHTLDAIRDQTTRPTAVTVVVLGDGSAVRAASGLGDIVESVIEARPTTTYAEAVALAGPRIAEGAAVWLLAQDTVPRRNALQLLIGALERSPSAAIAAPKLVRQDDDREIQSLGVSMTRFGRSVELTAGELDQGQHDATEDALGADVRGMLIRAEAPAVLRPDVALRGADEGLDLGVRARLGGARVVLVPKARVGVRPHGPAALPRSAVSRAWATRRAQLHRRLAYAPALALPLHWVSLLPLALWRSILHLIGKRPGDVAPEWGAALAAMVAFGGVFRSRSAIRSFRRGSWASIAPLRVTHDQLRQRLDDGHGSERGAVSELRFFGGGAWVVLGALLVSLVVFVPMLAWPAIGGGGLLPMRDTVAALWSDTAWGLRDLGLGVVGPADPFTAVLALLGSLWPGSPSYALVLLWLLALPLAVLGGWFAATRVTDRSGLRILGGVLWALAPTFLDALVQGRPAAVLLHLLLPWVFHTASVAHRSWGASGAASLLIAAALACAPSLAPALVLLWAVALIFAFSLRRLRAAARLAWLLVPTVIMFAPLIIWQIRQGDPWALLADPAVVRVLDQVGADAAGRAAIAGGFPTADLAGWEWFIGAEMAVWAPLLLAPVAVLALASALSPRWRAGYALLLVAVLGTATAMISVGVVVSFVHGSGVALWPGSGLSLAWLGVVGAALITLDTVVALAPLRIGAALVAGLGVAACALPALLAVNTGHSEVRNASPSTLPALVAAQATSEPDRATLVITPQNDGSLAAQVIWGASATLGAQTTMLSTATQPPAGSVAQDAVDLVSARDFDAAAALGEEAISFVLLEQEPGANDIAHGMHDDAVEAIDERTGFVKAGETAHGVLWSIDVPIAERTRADATQQSIARVVGIAQIIVVFAALLLAIPTRASRRAARARSRVVGRAPDEPPLPPRRRWREEEPYTGQVTVAPQSSAPQPSAPEGAAALAEPDIDAEGRR; this comes from the coding sequence ATGCCAGCACGAGTCCATGCCATCGCCGTCGTGCGCACCGGAGAATCCGCCAGCGCACAGCTACTGCACACCCTGGATGCGATCCGCGACCAGACAACCCGCCCGACCGCTGTGACCGTTGTGGTCCTGGGGGACGGTTCCGCCGTGCGCGCAGCATCCGGACTCGGCGACATCGTCGAGAGCGTGATCGAGGCGCGCCCCACGACCACGTACGCCGAGGCTGTCGCGCTCGCCGGGCCTCGCATCGCCGAGGGGGCCGCTGTGTGGCTGCTCGCGCAGGACACCGTTCCCCGCCGCAACGCACTCCAGCTTCTGATCGGCGCCCTGGAGCGCTCGCCGTCCGCCGCGATCGCCGCGCCCAAGCTCGTCCGCCAGGATGACGACCGCGAGATTCAGTCCCTCGGGGTCAGCATGACCCGTTTCGGGCGCTCGGTCGAGCTGACCGCGGGCGAGCTCGACCAGGGCCAGCACGACGCCACCGAAGACGCCCTTGGCGCGGACGTCCGTGGCATGCTCATTCGGGCCGAGGCCCCGGCCGTGCTGCGCCCGGATGTTGCGCTCCGAGGCGCTGATGAGGGGCTTGACCTGGGCGTGCGCGCCCGACTCGGCGGCGCACGTGTCGTGCTCGTTCCGAAAGCCAGGGTTGGCGTCCGCCCGCACGGCCCCGCTGCCCTGCCGCGCAGTGCCGTCAGCCGCGCGTGGGCCACCCGGCGTGCGCAGCTACACCGGCGTCTTGCGTACGCGCCGGCACTCGCGCTGCCGCTGCACTGGGTGAGTCTGCTGCCGCTCGCGCTGTGGCGCTCGATCCTGCACCTGATCGGCAAGCGTCCCGGCGACGTGGCCCCGGAGTGGGGTGCCGCTCTGGCCGCCATGGTGGCGTTCGGAGGCGTCTTCCGTTCGCGCTCCGCCATCCGCTCGTTCCGTCGCGGGTCATGGGCATCTATCGCGCCGTTGCGCGTCACTCACGATCAGCTGCGTCAACGTCTCGACGACGGACATGGCAGCGAACGCGGCGCGGTCAGTGAGCTTCGGTTCTTCGGCGGTGGTGCCTGGGTTGTGCTCGGGGCCCTGCTGGTGAGCCTCGTCGTGTTCGTTCCGATGCTCGCCTGGCCCGCGATCGGCGGCGGCGGGTTGCTGCCGATGCGCGATACCGTGGCAGCGCTGTGGTCGGACACGGCGTGGGGGCTCCGCGACCTCGGCCTCGGCGTGGTCGGCCCCGCCGACCCGTTCACCGCCGTGCTCGCACTGCTCGGCTCGCTGTGGCCGGGATCGCCGTCCTACGCGCTCGTGCTGCTCTGGTTGCTGGCCCTGCCGCTGGCTGTGCTCGGCGGCTGGTTCGCCGCCACCCGTGTCACCGATCGTTCAGGTCTGCGGATTCTCGGGGGAGTCCTGTGGGCGCTGGCGCCGACCTTCCTCGACGCGCTGGTGCAGGGGCGGCCGGCCGCCGTCCTGCTGCACCTGCTGCTGCCCTGGGTCTTCCACACCGCCTCAGTCGCACACCGTTCCTGGGGGGCATCCGGCGCAGCATCCCTGCTCATCGCCGCGGCGCTCGCGTGCGCACCATCGCTCGCCCCCGCGTTGGTGCTGCTGTGGGCCGTGGCGCTCATCTTCGCATTCTCGCTCCGGCGCCTGCGTGCAGCGGCTCGCTTGGCGTGGTTGCTCGTGCCCACCGTCATCATGTTCGCGCCGCTGATCATCTGGCAGATCCGTCAGGGCGACCCGTGGGCGCTGCTCGCCGATCCCGCCGTGGTGCGCGTGCTCGATCAGGTCGGTGCGGATGCCGCCGGACGCGCAGCGATCGCCGGTGGCTTCCCGACTGCCGACCTGGCCGGCTGGGAGTGGTTCATCGGTGCCGAGATGGCGGTCTGGGCGCCGTTGCTCTTGGCCCCGGTCGCGGTCCTCGCCCTGGCCTCCGCGCTGTCGCCGCGCTGGCGCGCGGGATACGCGTTGCTGCTCGTCGCCGTACTGGGAACCGCGACCGCCATGATCTCGGTCGGCGTGGTCGTGTCGTTCGTACACGGAAGTGGGGTTGCGCTGTGGCCCGGAAGCGGCCTGAGCCTCGCCTGGCTCGGAGTGGTGGGCGCGGCACTGATCACCCTCGACACGGTCGTCGCGCTCGCACCGTTGCGCATCGGCGCGGCTCTCGTCGCGGGTCTCGGCGTCGCGGCGTGCGCACTTCCCGCACTGCTCGCGGTCAACACCGGGCACAGCGAGGTACGCAACGCTTCGCCCAGCACCCTGCCGGCTCTCGTCGCGGCTCAAGCCACCAGCGAACCAGACCGTGCCACCCTGGTGATCACTCCGCAGAACGACGGATCGCTTGCCGCGCAGGTCATCTGGGGAGCCAGCGCCACGCTTGGCGCGCAGACCACCATGCTGAGCACCGCTACGCAGCCACCTGCAGGCAGCGTCGCTCAGGACGCCGTCGACCTGGTCTCGGCGCGTGACTTCGACGCCGCGGCGGCGCTCGGCGAAGAGGCGATCAGCTTCGTGCTGCTCGAGCAGGAACCCGGTGCGAATGATATCGCGCACGGCATGCACGACGACGCCGTCGAGGCCATCGACGAACGTACGGGGTTTGTGAAGGCCGGTGAGACCGCACACGGCGTGCTCTGGAGCATCGACGTCCCGATTGCGGAGCGCACCCGCGCAGACGCAACACAACAGAGTATCGCCCGGGTCGTCGGCATCGCGCAGATCATCGTCGTGTTCGCGGCTCTGCTGCTGGCGATTCCGACGCGTGCATCTCGGCGCGCGGCGAGAGCCCGATCCCGCGTCGTCGGACGCGCTCCAGACGAGCCGCCGCTACCGCCCCGGCGGCGATGGCGGGAAGAAGAGCCGTACACAGGGCAGGTCACCGTCGCACCGCAGTCATCGGCACCGCAGCCGTCGGCACCGGAAGGTGCGGCCGCGTTGGCAGAACCCGACATCGACGCGGAGGGACGACGATGA